The sequence below is a genomic window from Chloracidobacterium sp..
ACGCCCGCCCCACAACCAACTCACCCGCCGACGCCCACGCCTCCACCACCTCACCTCCCCGCCCGCCGCGTCCTCACGATGGACGACCTCCCCAGCGAGTTCGAGGACGAAGAAGCCTTGCCCAGCGAGTTTCACCTCCTGTTCGCCATGCTCCTGTACGAAACCTTCCGCCCCACGACCGTCCCCCCCGACCACTACTTCTGCGCCATTGATTTGTACCTGTACTGCCTGCACGAGGGCGTTGTGCGCGGGCTGCGTCCCGACTGGATGGGCGTTGTCGGCGTGCCGGCGCTGTACCGCGGCGAGCGCACGCGGGCAAGCTACGTGGTGGAGGACGAGGGGCGCGCGCCGCTCATCATCGTCGAGGCGCTGTCGCCGCAGACGCGCCGTAATGATTTGGCCGAGTACGGGCGTGGGGCGTGGGCGGAGGATCGGAAACTGCTGCGGAAGTGGGACATTTATGAGTCGGTGTTGAAGGTACCGTACTACGTGACGATCGACGAGCGGCGGGAGGTGGTGCGGTGGTTTCGGCACGACGGGGCGCGGTATGTGGAGGAGCGGCCGGCTGGGGAGCGGCTGTGGGTGGGGGAGGCTGG
It includes:
- a CDS encoding Uma2 family endonuclease produces the protein MTTPAPQPTHPPTPTPPPPHLPARRVLTMDDLPSEFEDEEALPSEFHLLFAMLLYETFRPTTVPPDHYFCAIDLYLYCLHEGVVRGLRPDWMGVVGVPALYRGERTRASYVVEDEGRAPLIIVEALSPQTRRNDLAEYGRGAWAEDRKLLRKWDIYESVLKVPYYVTIDERREVVRWFRHDGARYVEERPAGERLWVGEAG